In Reichenbachiella agarivorans, one genomic interval encodes:
- a CDS encoding ferredoxin--NADP reductase, protein MERISNLKVIKVVKETPDAISIYFKQPIFWKLKYSAGQYLTVLVSIDGTIERRCFSLNSAPEIERDISITVKNVQDGKVSSHLFHSVKEGDKIKVLHPQGEFKITPDPEIKRHIMLFGGGSGIAPLMSILKTILNLEPKSMVSLFYGNRDEESIIYNEELKDIKFDYQDRLNLIYILEDPGSNKECYKGRVERNQIPQLLKLVPKFPFGYTYCYVCGPTGMMIEAMEGLKLAGVPVSNIYVERYAAQSNIGDTQTGGVLVQNREIKLLYEGKESRVTVKASKSILDAALDHGVRIPFVCKDGICGSCKATCLSGKVYMREGNVLTDEEIDQNMILSCISAPISNNVVIKVLD, encoded by the coding sequence ATGGAGAGGATATCAAATCTAAAGGTCATCAAAGTAGTCAAGGAAACACCTGATGCCATTAGTATTTATTTCAAGCAGCCTATTTTTTGGAAACTCAAATACTCTGCAGGTCAGTATTTGACGGTGCTGGTCAGTATCGATGGCACGATCGAGAGACGTTGTTTTTCGCTGAATAGCGCACCTGAAATAGAAAGAGACATCAGTATTACGGTCAAAAATGTACAGGATGGCAAAGTGTCGAGTCACCTGTTTCACTCTGTCAAGGAGGGGGACAAAATCAAGGTGCTACATCCTCAGGGTGAATTTAAGATCACACCAGACCCAGAAATCAAAAGACATATCATGCTGTTTGGAGGGGGGAGTGGTATCGCGCCTCTGATGTCTATATTGAAAACCATTTTGAACCTGGAGCCCAAGAGTATGGTGTCGCTCTTTTATGGAAATAGAGACGAGGAATCCATTATCTACAACGAGGAACTGAAGGATATCAAGTTTGATTATCAAGATCGACTCAATTTGATATACATCCTAGAAGACCCCGGTAGCAACAAAGAATGCTACAAGGGTAGGGTGGAGCGCAATCAGATTCCACAGCTCTTGAAACTGGTACCTAAATTTCCCTTTGGTTATACCTACTGCTATGTCTGTGGCCCTACCGGGATGATGATTGAGGCCATGGAAGGGTTGAAATTGGCAGGTGTCCCTGTGTCAAATATTTATGTGGAGCGATATGCTGCACAATCCAACATAGGCGATACGCAAACAGGAGGGGTGCTGGTTCAAAATCGCGAAATCAAACTACTGTACGAAGGCAAAGAGAGTAGAGTCACCGTCAAGGCTAGCAAGAGTATTTTGGATGCGGCCTTGGATCATGGTGTCAGGATTCCCTTTGTGTGCAAGGATGGTATCTGTGGTAGTTGCAAAGCGACCTGTCTCTCTGGCAAAGTCTATATGCGGGAGGGCAATGTGTTGACTGATGAAGAGATTGATCAAAACATGATTCTCTCGTGCATCAGCGCGCCCATTTCCAACAATGTAGTAATCAAAGTATTGGACTAA
- a CDS encoding globin family protein, which translates to MNFLKSIFGKKEAIPTPITLSEKQLVQESFALVAPIADKAAEIFYTKLFELDPELRPLFKGDITEQGKKLMAMLAAAVKGLDRLDTLVPVVQDLGRRHVGYGVKDEHYDTVAAALLYTLETGLGERWNNELKDAWVTVYTVLSSTMKAAAKAA; encoded by the coding sequence ATGAACTTTTTAAAATCAATCTTTGGGAAGAAGGAAGCTATTCCCACTCCGATTACCCTTTCTGAAAAACAGCTTGTTCAAGAATCATTTGCCTTGGTAGCACCCATAGCTGACAAGGCGGCAGAGATATTTTATACCAAGCTTTTTGAGCTGGATCCAGAACTCAGACCCTTGTTCAAGGGAGATATCACCGAACAAGGCAAGAAACTCATGGCTATGCTGGCCGCAGCGGTCAAGGGATTGGATAGGCTTGATACACTGGTGCCAGTAGTCCAAGATCTTGGAAGGAGACATGTGGGGTATGGAGTCAAGGATGAACATTACGACACAGTAGCTGCAGCATTGTTGTACACATTGGAAACGGGGCTAGGAGAGAGGTGGAACAATGAATTGAAAGATGCTTGGGTTACAGTCTACACTGTACTGTCCTCTACCATGAAAGCAGCTGCTAAAGCAGCATAA
- a CDS encoding homocysteine S-methyltransferase family protein, with the protein MNIRDILKDRILVLDGAMGTMIQRYQLQEEDFRNEELKNHDVPLKGNNDLLSVTKPEVIKAIHAAYFEAGADIVETNTFGSTWVAQADYKLEDWVYRINFESAKIAREVADEFTAKEPNKPRFVAGSMGPTNRLASMSPDVNNPGYRAITYDQLLEAFKEQAKALLDGGADLLLVETITDTLNSKAALMAIDQIAEERGIQIPIMVSGTITDASGRILSGQNTEAFLISVSHLDLLSIGLNCALGARELKPYLATLSNKSNFNISAHPNAGLPNEFGQYDETPEDMVSQIKEFLDDGLINIIGGCCGTTPDHIKAIAELAAKYEPREVNSRQSTVN; encoded by the coding sequence ATGAACATTAGAGATATTCTAAAAGATAGAATATTGGTATTGGATGGAGCCATGGGGACCATGATCCAACGCTATCAATTGCAAGAAGAGGACTTTAGAAATGAAGAATTGAAAAACCATGATGTACCGCTAAAGGGCAACAACGACTTACTCTCAGTCACCAAACCAGAAGTCATCAAAGCAATCCATGCCGCCTACTTCGAAGCAGGTGCAGACATCGTAGAGACAAACACCTTTGGCAGTACCTGGGTAGCACAAGCGGATTACAAACTGGAGGATTGGGTCTATCGAATCAATTTTGAATCTGCTAAAATCGCCAGAGAAGTAGCAGACGAATTCACCGCCAAAGAACCCAACAAACCAAGGTTTGTAGCAGGCTCCATGGGGCCAACTAACCGACTGGCATCCATGTCTCCGGATGTAAACAATCCTGGATACAGAGCCATCACCTATGACCAGCTTTTGGAGGCGTTCAAGGAGCAAGCCAAGGCCCTATTAGATGGCGGAGCAGATTTGCTGTTGGTAGAGACCATCACCGATACACTGAACTCCAAAGCCGCACTCATGGCTATCGATCAGATCGCTGAAGAACGAGGCATCCAGATTCCGATCATGGTATCAGGCACCATTACAGATGCCAGTGGCAGAATCCTATCAGGACAAAACACGGAGGCATTTTTGATCTCGGTTTCCCACTTGGATCTGTTGAGCATCGGTTTGAACTGTGCCTTAGGTGCAAGGGAATTAAAACCCTACTTGGCTACACTGTCCAATAAATCTAATTTCAACATCTCTGCACACCCAAATGCTGGTCTACCCAACGAGTTTGGACAATACGATGAGACTCCAGAAGACATGGTCAGTCAAATCAAAGAATTCCTAGACGATGGCTTGATCAACATCATCGGCGGATGCTGTGGCACAACCCCCGATCACATCAAAGCAATTGCCGAGCTAGCAGCGAAGTATGAGCCGAGGGAAGTAAACAGTCGACAGTCGACAGTCAACTGA
- a CDS encoding four helix bundle protein: MGFKFENLKVWQDAINLSSEVHLMTLTWTKEERYILTSQIKRASDSISLNISEGSTGQSNAEFIRFLRYANRSALEVITCLYLAKNRDLIHEDQFKSLYDQTETLVIKIQALIKSMNQNS; encoded by the coding sequence ATGGGATTCAAATTTGAGAATTTAAAAGTTTGGCAAGACGCTATCAATTTGTCCAGCGAAGTTCATTTAATGACTTTGACATGGACAAAAGAAGAGCGTTACATTCTAACTTCTCAAATCAAAAGAGCATCAGACTCTATCTCATTGAATATTTCAGAAGGGAGTACTGGACAATCTAATGCTGAGTTTATTCGCTTTTTGAGGTATGCAAACAGATCTGCTCTTGAAGTAATCACTTGCTTATATCTTGCTAAAAACAGAGATTTGATCCATGAAGACCAATTCAAATCTTTGTATGATCAAACCGAAACGCTTGTCATAAAAATTCAAGCACTTATTAAATCAATGAATCAAAACAGTTGA
- the metH gene encoding methionine synthase — translation MDYIIHPDYPGKYKYKWHDYEPMKLSGLEPLVVTPDLNFINVGERTNVTGSRMFLRLIKEEKFEEALAVARNQVEGGAQIIDVNMDEGMLDGAETMTNFLHLMASEPDIARIPVMIDSSKWEIIEAGLKCTQGKSVVNSISLKVGEEEFIRQAKLVKQYGAAVIVMAFDEEGQADNYERRVEIVKRSYELMVGPKINFKPQDIIFDLNIFPVATGMEEHRKNALDFFKATRWVRENLPAAHVSGGVSNVSFSFRGNDPVREAMHSAFLYHAIGQGMDMGIVNPAMLEVYDDIPKDLLEHVEDVLLDRRDDATERLLDFAESFVGEGKAEKKTDEWRQLPVEKRIEHALVKGIVEFIDADTEEVRQKVDRPLHVIEGPLMDGMNVVGDLFGEGKMFLPQVVKSARVMKKAVAYLMPFLEADKVEGDAQNAGTVLLATVKGDVHDIGKNIVGVVMACNNYEIVDMGVMVPNEKILAKAKEINADIIGLSGLITPSLDEMVDFAKLLEKDGAKYPLLIGGATTSRIHTAVKIDPCYSGPVVHVLDASRSVPVAGDLLNQNKEAFVNKTKQEYLEARENHAGRTKDKNYIKFEEAKANKFELNWAEENIIQPKFIGNKTFNNFPLEEIRKFIDWTPFFQTWMLKGKFPKILQDEVIGMEATKLYNDANKMLDDVIAKRSLQANAVIGIYQANNVNGEDVSVSDASGRDLATFHFLRQQGKKGKNIPNLSLADFIAPKESGRQDYMGGFAVTAGIGIEKLIEKYDKDHDDYNSIMIKALADRLAEAFAELMHLKVRKELWGYAADETLENDALISEKYKGIRPAPGYPACPDHTEKPILFKLLNVEKETGIILTESNAMYPASSVSGFYFANENSKYFGLGKIDKDQVEDYAERKGMTLELAEKWLSPNLAYN, via the coding sequence ATGGACTATATCATTCATCCAGACTACCCAGGCAAGTACAAATACAAGTGGCATGATTATGAGCCGATGAAGCTCAGCGGTTTGGAGCCTCTTGTTGTGACGCCAGATTTGAACTTCATCAATGTAGGTGAGCGAACCAACGTGACTGGTTCTAGGATGTTCCTAAGATTGATCAAAGAAGAGAAGTTTGAAGAAGCCCTCGCTGTAGCCCGCAACCAAGTCGAAGGTGGCGCACAGATCATCGATGTAAACATGGACGAAGGGATGCTAGATGGTGCTGAGACCATGACCAACTTCCTACACCTGATGGCCTCAGAACCAGACATTGCCCGAATCCCCGTCATGATCGACTCCTCCAAGTGGGAAATCATCGAGGCAGGTCTCAAGTGTACACAAGGCAAGTCTGTAGTCAACTCCATCAGTCTCAAGGTCGGTGAGGAAGAATTTATCCGTCAGGCCAAACTCGTCAAGCAATATGGTGCAGCAGTGATCGTGATGGCCTTTGACGAAGAGGGTCAGGCAGACAACTACGAACGCAGAGTAGAAATTGTCAAGCGTTCGTATGAGCTGATGGTCGGACCCAAAATCAATTTCAAGCCACAAGACATTATTTTCGATCTCAATATCTTCCCTGTTGCGACTGGGATGGAAGAGCATCGCAAAAATGCTTTGGACTTCTTCAAAGCCACTCGTTGGGTAAGAGAAAATCTACCCGCAGCGCATGTAAGTGGCGGTGTGAGCAATGTTTCATTTTCATTCAGAGGCAATGACCCGGTCAGAGAAGCCATGCACTCTGCCTTTCTCTACCATGCCATCGGTCAAGGCATGGACATGGGTATCGTCAATCCAGCCATGTTGGAAGTGTACGACGACATCCCAAAAGACCTTTTGGAACATGTAGAAGATGTGCTCTTGGATCGTCGAGATGACGCCACGGAGCGCTTGTTGGACTTTGCCGAATCCTTCGTAGGAGAAGGCAAGGCTGAAAAGAAAACAGACGAATGGCGCCAATTGCCAGTCGAAAAAAGAATCGAACACGCACTGGTCAAAGGAATCGTAGAATTCATAGATGCAGACACTGAAGAAGTCCGTCAAAAGGTAGACAGGCCTCTGCATGTCATCGAGGGACCACTCATGGACGGCATGAATGTCGTCGGAGACTTGTTTGGAGAAGGAAAAATGTTCTTACCACAAGTCGTAAAGAGTGCACGCGTGATGAAAAAAGCCGTGGCTTACCTCATGCCATTTCTAGAAGCTGACAAGGTAGAGGGCGATGCACAAAATGCAGGGACTGTTCTGCTCGCTACTGTCAAAGGTGACGTGCATGACATTGGCAAAAACATCGTAGGGGTCGTCATGGCCTGCAACAACTATGAAATCGTCGATATGGGTGTCATGGTACCCAACGAAAAGATCTTGGCGAAAGCCAAAGAAATCAATGCTGACATCATAGGACTCAGTGGGTTGATCACGCCATCACTGGACGAGATGGTAGATTTTGCCAAGCTATTGGAGAAAGACGGTGCTAAGTACCCCCTACTCATCGGCGGGGCTACTACTTCGAGAATCCATACAGCAGTCAAGATAGACCCTTGCTACAGTGGTCCCGTTGTACACGTACTGGATGCATCTCGAAGCGTACCTGTGGCTGGTGATTTGTTGAACCAAAACAAAGAAGCCTTTGTCAACAAGACCAAGCAAGAATACCTCGAAGCAAGAGAAAATCATGCGGGGAGAACCAAAGACAAGAACTACATCAAATTTGAAGAGGCAAAAGCCAATAAGTTTGAATTGAACTGGGCAGAGGAAAACATCATCCAACCCAAATTCATCGGCAACAAAACTTTCAACAATTTCCCTCTGGAGGAAATCAGAAAGTTCATTGACTGGACACCCTTTTTCCAGACATGGATGCTCAAAGGCAAATTCCCGAAAATATTGCAAGATGAAGTGATCGGCATGGAAGCCACCAAACTCTACAATGACGCCAACAAAATGCTGGATGACGTCATCGCCAAGAGAAGCCTACAAGCCAATGCTGTCATAGGCATCTACCAAGCCAACAATGTCAACGGCGAAGATGTATCGGTATCTGATGCCTCGGGACGAGACTTGGCGACCTTCCATTTTTTGCGTCAGCAGGGCAAAAAGGGCAAAAACATCCCGAATCTCTCCTTGGCGGATTTCATCGCACCAAAGGAAAGCGGCAGACAAGACTACATGGGTGGGTTTGCAGTCACCGCAGGTATTGGGATCGAAAAATTGATCGAAAAGTATGACAAGGATCATGACGACTACAACTCCATCATGATCAAGGCACTGGCAGATCGTCTGGCAGAGGCATTTGCAGAGCTCATGCACCTCAAAGTCCGCAAGGAACTATGGGGCTATGCAGCAGACGAAACTCTAGAAAATGACGCATTGATTTCGGAGAAATACAAAGGTATCCGACCTGCACCAGGCTATCCAGCTTGTCCAGACCATACAGAGAAACCGATTCTGTTCAAATTGTTGAATGTCGAAAAGGAAACGGGGATCATCTTGACAGAATCTAATGCGATGTATCCTGCGTCATCCGTCAGTGGCTTCTATTTCGCCAACGAGAATTCCAAATATTTTGGCTTGGGTAAAATAGACAAAGATCAAGTAGAGGACTATGCAGAGAGAAAAGGCATGACCCTCGAACTAGCAGAAAAATGGTTGTCGCCTAATTTGGCTTATAACTAG
- a CDS encoding four helix bundle protein, translating to MSTVKRFEDLDSWKEARVFVKSIYLFLESNHRIDRDTQSQLRRAALSIMNNIAEGFGRNGNKEFIRFLNIASASAAEVKSIMYVIQDLNYIQEDTVQKIPRTA from the coding sequence ATGAGTACAGTAAAGAGATTTGAAGATTTAGATTCATGGAAAGAAGCAAGGGTATTTGTGAAGAGCATCTATCTATTCTTGGAATCAAATCACAGAATCGACAGAGATACTCAGAGTCAGCTCAGGCGAGCGGCCTTATCTATCATGAATAATATAGCAGAAGGCTTTGGAAGAAATGGAAACAAAGAGTTTATTAGATTCTTGAATATTGCGAGTGCATCAGCTGCCGAGGTGAAGAGTATTATGTATGTCATACAGGATTTAAATTACATACAGGAAGATACAGTACAAAAAATACCACGAACAGCTTGA
- the metF gene encoding methylenetetrahydrofolate reductase [NAD(P)H] — protein sequence MKVTEHIQNAKGKTLFSLEIIPPKKGEKIQTIFDHLDPLMEFNPPFIDVTYHREEYIYKEHPSGLLEKKTTRKRPGTVGICAAIRHRYDVDPVPHIICGGFSKEETENALIDLNFLGIDNVLVLRGDAIKSEGSFVPHPEGNNYALDLLHQVDGLNKGIYLDDSIDKPSPTSFCIGVAGYPEKHFEAPNIKMDLKYLKQKVDAGAEYIVTQMFFDNSKYFEFVESCRAMDIHVPIIPGLKPIATKAQSTILPSIFHIDLPEELGEALDKCKDNQQAKEIGIEWGIKQSKELMEWGVPVLHYYSMGKSTSVQKIAEAVF from the coding sequence ATGAAGGTTACCGAACATATACAAAACGCCAAAGGCAAAACACTTTTTTCACTGGAGATCATCCCACCGAAAAAGGGCGAGAAAATCCAAACCATTTTTGATCACTTGGACCCTTTGATGGAGTTTAACCCTCCCTTTATAGACGTCACCTACCATAGAGAAGAGTACATCTACAAAGAACACCCTAGTGGGCTGTTAGAGAAAAAAACGACTCGCAAGAGACCAGGTACTGTTGGGATATGTGCTGCGATCAGGCATCGCTATGATGTCGATCCTGTGCCCCACATTATTTGTGGTGGATTCTCCAAAGAAGAAACGGAGAATGCACTCATTGACTTGAACTTCTTAGGTATAGACAATGTGCTAGTACTGCGAGGTGACGCCATCAAGTCAGAGGGTTCATTCGTACCGCATCCAGAAGGCAACAACTATGCACTTGACCTCTTGCACCAAGTAGATGGTCTCAACAAAGGAATCTACCTAGACGATAGTATCGACAAGCCAAGCCCAACCAGCTTCTGTATTGGAGTGGCAGGCTACCCCGAAAAGCACTTCGAAGCGCCCAACATCAAGATGGATCTCAAATACCTGAAACAAAAAGTGGATGCTGGAGCAGAGTACATTGTCACTCAGATGTTCTTTGACAACAGCAAATACTTCGAGTTCGTAGAGAGCTGCCGTGCCATGGACATCCATGTGCCGATCATTCCAGGGTTGAAACCCATCGCAACCAAAGCCCAGTCTACGATCCTTCCGAGCATCTTCCACATCGACCTACCCGAAGAACTCGGTGAGGCACTGGACAAATGCAAAGACAACCAACAAGCCAAAGAAATCGGTATCGAGTGGGGTATCAAGCAGTCCAAAGAATTGATGGAATGGGGTGTACCTGTCTTGCACTACTACTCTATGGGTAAGTCCACCAGCGTACAAAAGATCGCTGAGGCGGTGTTTTGA
- a CDS encoding M28 family peptidase yields MVKNVMVVGFWLLSSFCALSQSLDVYQRMYGIVEEVSSERIEKDIRKLVSFDTRHTLSDTVSKKTGIGAARRWIKTEFDKISVECGGCLEVMYVADTIKKDLNQRITRDVYVVSVIAIQRGTTYPDRYVMMSGDIDSRVTDVNNFKDRSPGANDNASGMAGVIEAARVLSKHQYPGTIVYAGLAGEEQGLFGGQILAAKATAENWDIIGIMNNDMIGNIEGVDGVIDNRTFRIFSEPTPVTETEKERDRRRYYGGEVDGVSRQLARYIFKTTQTYMPEMNPMMVYRLDRFGRGGHHKPFNDAGFPGVRIMEAHENYNRQHQDVRIENGVKYGDVIEGVNFEYCSKITAVNAINLASLAMAPDAPKNVKIGGIVEPSTKLAWDKTKDENVIGYNIYWRLTTSPTWDMHRFVGNVTEFTLEGIVIDNYMFGVAAVSKDGVESIVTFPSEVMR; encoded by the coding sequence ATGGTTAAAAATGTAATGGTTGTAGGGTTTTGGTTGTTATCTAGTTTTTGTGCTTTATCTCAATCATTGGATGTCTACCAAAGGATGTACGGTATTGTAGAGGAGGTGTCATCAGAACGAATTGAAAAGGATATAAGGAAGTTGGTAAGTTTTGATACAAGACATACTTTGTCGGATACAGTATCAAAGAAAACAGGAATTGGAGCTGCACGACGCTGGATTAAAACAGAATTTGATAAGATTTCTGTCGAGTGCGGTGGGTGTTTGGAGGTAATGTATGTTGCAGATACTATCAAAAAGGACCTAAACCAAAGAATCACCAGGGATGTGTATGTGGTTAGTGTAATTGCAATTCAAAGAGGGACAACTTATCCAGATCGTTATGTGATGATGTCTGGTGATATTGATTCTAGGGTTACGGATGTGAATAATTTTAAGGATAGGTCACCAGGAGCAAATGACAATGCCTCTGGAATGGCTGGTGTCATTGAAGCTGCCAGAGTGCTGTCCAAACATCAATATCCTGGAACTATAGTTTATGCAGGTCTTGCAGGAGAAGAACAAGGATTGTTTGGAGGCCAAATTTTGGCCGCCAAGGCAACAGCTGAAAATTGGGATATCATTGGGATAATGAACAATGATATGATAGGTAATATTGAGGGGGTAGATGGAGTGATTGATAATCGTACCTTTAGGATATTTTCTGAACCTACACCTGTGACAGAAACAGAAAAGGAGAGGGACAGAAGAAGATATTATGGTGGAGAAGTGGACGGTGTTTCAAGACAACTTGCCCGATATATTTTCAAGACAACACAAACATACATGCCAGAGATGAATCCTATGATGGTATATAGGTTGGATCGATTTGGAAGGGGTGGACATCATAAACCATTCAATGATGCAGGGTTCCCAGGAGTGCGAATCATGGAAGCGCATGAGAATTACAATCGTCAACATCAAGATGTCAGGATAGAAAATGGGGTCAAGTATGGTGACGTGATCGAAGGAGTGAATTTTGAATATTGTAGTAAGATCACTGCTGTAAACGCGATTAATTTAGCTTCTTTAGCTATGGCACCTGATGCCCCAAAGAATGTTAAGATCGGGGGTATAGTTGAACCTTCCACCAAATTGGCATGGGATAAAACCAAGGATGAAAATGTGATTGGTTATAATATTTACTGGAGACTTACAACCAGTCCGACATGGGACATGCATCGTTTTGTTGGAAATGTCACTGAATTTACGCTTGAGGGCATTGTGATAGATAACTATATGTTTGGAGTGGCGGCAGTGAGTAAAGATGGTGTAGAATCGATTGTCACTTTTCCCAGCGAGGTGATGAGATGA
- a CDS encoding hydroxymethylglutaryl-CoA lyase, giving the protein MKIIECPRDAMQGLHEYVPTEDKIEYINQLIKVGFDTIDFGSFVSPKAIPQMQDTQEVLSHLDLKGSNTKLLAIIANERGAHDAIAFPSISYLGFPLSLSETFQRKNTNKSIVEAMEELAIIQNICLEHNKTLVTYLSMGFGNPYGDPYESNLVLDMIEKLKQLGIGIISLADTVGVSTPDNIKSLFQVVTANFEGIEFGVHLHSDRDTAMSKIAAAYKAGCRRFDGAINGFGGCPMANDKLVGNIATELMLEYFEERNVSVNYDKKALSKALNMAPKVFLGR; this is encoded by the coding sequence ATGAAAATTATCGAATGCCCAAGGGACGCCATGCAAGGTCTGCACGAATATGTGCCAACCGAAGACAAAATTGAATACATCAACCAACTCATCAAGGTTGGGTTCGATACGATTGATTTTGGCAGCTTTGTATCACCAAAGGCCATTCCTCAAATGCAAGACACACAGGAAGTATTGAGTCATTTGGATCTAAAAGGCAGCAATACCAAACTCCTCGCAATCATCGCCAACGAACGAGGCGCACATGATGCGATTGCCTTTCCAAGCATCAGTTACTTAGGATTCCCTCTTTCGCTCTCCGAGACCTTCCAAAGGAAAAACACTAACAAGAGTATCGTTGAAGCAATGGAGGAACTGGCCATCATCCAAAACATCTGTCTGGAGCACAACAAGACACTTGTTACTTACCTATCAATGGGGTTTGGTAATCCATATGGTGACCCATACGAGTCCAATTTGGTCCTAGATATGATCGAAAAATTAAAGCAATTAGGCATAGGCATTATCTCTCTTGCAGACACGGTAGGTGTATCTACTCCTGATAATATCAAGTCCTTGTTTCAAGTCGTGACAGCTAATTTTGAGGGTATTGAGTTTGGAGTACACCTTCACTCGGATCGTGACACTGCGATGAGTAAAATCGCTGCAGCATACAAAGCAGGCTGCAGGAGATTTGACGGTGCAATCAATGGGTTTGGTGGTTGTCCCATGGCAAACGACAAACTAGTTGGCAATATCGCTACAGAGCTCATGCTGGAATACTTTGAAGAAAGGAACGTCTCTGTCAATTACGACAAAAAAGCACTATCCAAAGCACTCAACATGGCACCAAAGGTATTTTTAGGAAGGTAA
- the dprA gene encoding DNA-processing protein DprA codes for MEEERLYVLALKFTNGIGDVLAKQLISYCGSAKAVFHLSKGRLLKIPGIGSKVVDAIVNSDAIRRAELSLQQAERQSIQIIPYFDKAYPSNLKLVNDAPLVLFYKGAQVYNDRKIIGIVGTRNATNYGKQVTAEIVEQLKAHDTLILSGLAYGIDIASHKAALKNDLSTVGVLAGGLDMIYPAAHKGVVQDMLAQGGILSEHPPGVKPDAHHFPARNRIIAGMCDALVVVEAAAKGGALITANIAYSYNREVFAVPGELGSKYSEGCNALLRAQRALIYTDIKDIEYNLNWTPGKKQPKQTVFDLSIYSEEEQRIITVLSSFTKGLHLDELCWKSQLSINQTVSLLLNLEFSGLIESLPGKQYKLTKTI; via the coding sequence ATGGAGGAAGAAAGACTCTATGTACTCGCACTCAAATTCACCAATGGTATTGGCGATGTGCTAGCCAAGCAACTCATCAGCTACTGTGGGTCAGCCAAAGCAGTATTTCATCTCTCGAAAGGCAGATTGCTCAAAATCCCAGGGATCGGTAGTAAAGTTGTAGATGCCATCGTCAACAGTGATGCTATCAGGAGAGCTGAATTGAGCCTCCAACAGGCAGAAAGACAATCTATTCAAATCATCCCATACTTTGACAAAGCCTATCCAAGTAATCTAAAATTGGTCAATGATGCACCTTTGGTTTTATTTTATAAAGGAGCACAGGTCTATAACGATCGCAAAATCATTGGGATCGTAGGTACTAGAAATGCTACCAATTATGGCAAGCAAGTGACTGCAGAGATCGTAGAGCAGCTCAAAGCGCATGATACACTTATTCTCAGCGGACTGGCTTATGGAATAGATATCGCTTCGCATAAGGCAGCACTCAAAAACGACCTGTCAACTGTTGGGGTTTTAGCTGGAGGATTGGATATGATCTACCCAGCCGCACACAAAGGTGTCGTGCAAGATATGTTGGCTCAAGGGGGGATATTGTCAGAGCATCCTCCAGGAGTGAAACCAGATGCCCATCATTTCCCGGCGCGCAATAGGATCATTGCAGGGATGTGTGATGCGCTGGTTGTGGTGGAGGCAGCGGCCAAAGGTGGGGCTTTGATCACAGCCAATATTGCATACTCTTATAACAGAGAGGTGTTTGCAGTGCCTGGTGAGTTGGGAAGTAAATATTCTGAAGGCTGCAATGCATTGCTGAGGGCTCAGCGTGCACTGATCTATACTGATATCAAGGACATTGAATACAATCTCAACTGGACGCCAGGGAAAAAACAGCCAAAACAAACAGTCTTTGATTTGTCCATCTACTCAGAAGAGGAGCAGAGGATTATTACGGTATTGTCTAGTTTTACCAAAGGTCTACATCTCGATGAACTGTGTTGGAAAAGCCAGTTGTCCATCAATCAGACCGTGAGTTTATTGCTCAATCTAGAGTTTTCGGGCCTGATAGAATCACTGCCAGGCAAGCAATACAAGCTCACTAAGACTATCTGA
- a CDS encoding MerR family transcriptional regulator, translated as MPYKEKEIEKRYYTIGEVADDLGVATSLIRFWETEFDIISPKKNRKGNRQFTQDDIKKIKLIYHLVKVKGYTLHGARDFIKNDVNAAMDRIDMIESLKNIKSFLMKLRDDLQRN; from the coding sequence GTGCCTTACAAAGAAAAAGAAATAGAGAAAAGATACTACACCATCGGAGAGGTCGCAGATGACCTAGGTGTGGCGACTTCCTTGATTAGATTCTGGGAGACGGAGTTTGATATCATTAGTCCTAAAAAGAACAGAAAGGGGAACCGACAGTTTACACAGGACGATATCAAAAAAATAAAATTGATCTATCATTTGGTGAAAGTGAAAGGTTATACCCTACATGGGGCCAGAGATTTTATCAAAAATGATGTCAATGCAGCCATGGACAGAATAGATATGATAGAATCACTAAAGAATATCAAGAGCTTTCTCATGAAGCTAAGAGACGATTTGCAGAGAAATTAA